One Numenius arquata chromosome 9, bNumArq3.hap1.1, whole genome shotgun sequence DNA window includes the following coding sequences:
- the SCHIP1 gene encoding schwannomin-interacting protein 1 isoform X5, with product MVHQENCSYQAQKNERESIRQKLALGSFFDDGPGLYTSCSKSGKPSLSSRLQSGMNLQICFVNDSGSDKDSDADDSKTETSLDTPLSPMSKQSSSYSDRDTTEEESESLDDMDFLTRQKKLQAEAKMALAMAKPMAKMQVEVEKQNRKKSPVADLLPHMPHISECLMKRSLKPTDLRDMTIGQLQVIVNDLHSQIESLNEELVQLLLIRDELHTEQDAMLVDIEDLTRHAESQQKHMAEKMPAK from the exons GCCCAGAAGAATGAGCGGGAATCCATCAGGCAGAAGTTGGCTTTGGGCAGTTTCTTCGATGATGGCCCGGGACTTTACACCAGCTGCAGCAAGAGCGGCAAGCCGAGCCTCTCCTCCCG ATTACAAAGTGGGATGAACCTGCAGATTTGCTTCGTGAACGACAGCGGCAGCGACAAGGACAGCGATGCCGATGACAGCAAGACAGAAACCAGCCTGGACACGCCGTTGTCGCCCATG AGCAAGCAGAGCTCATCCTACTCCGACAGAGACACGACGGAGGAAGAGTCGGAGTCCCTTGATGATATGGACTTCCTCACCAGGCAAAAGAAACTCCAAGCTGAAGCCAAAATGGCCTTGGCTATGGCAAAGCCCATGGCCAAAATGCAGGTCGAGGTGGAAAAGCAGAACAGGAAGAAATCGCCGGTAGCGGATCTT ctgcCACATATGCCTCATATAAGTGAATGCCTGATGAAGAGAAGTTTAAAACCCACTGATCTAAGAGATATGACTATTGGGCAGCTACAAGTGATAGTCAATGATCTCCACTCACAGATAGAAA GCTTGAACGAGGAGCTGGTGCAGCTGCTGCTCATTCGGGATGAGCTGCACACGGAGCAGGACGCCATGCTGGTGGACATCGAGGACCTGACCAG ACACGCCGAAAGTCAGCAGAAGCACATGGCAGAGAAGATGCCGGCAAAATGA
- the SCHIP1 gene encoding schwannomin-interacting protein 1 isoform X3 produces the protein MSREGDGMGDVIRKAAAPAGEGSYKKKNERESIRQKLALGSFFDDGPGLYTSCSKSGKPSLSSRLQSGMNLQICFVNDSGSDKDSDADDSKTETSLDTPLSPMSKQSSSYSDRDTTEEESESLDDMDFLTRQKKLQAEAKMALAMAKPMAKMQVEVEKQNRKKSPVADLLPHMPHISECLMKRSLKPTDLRDMTIGQLQVIVNDLHSQIESLNEELVQLLLIRDELHTEQDAMLVDIEDLTRHAESQQKHMAEKMPAK, from the exons AAGAATGAGCGGGAATCCATCAGGCAGAAGTTGGCTTTGGGCAGTTTCTTCGATGATGGCCCGGGACTTTACACCAGCTGCAGCAAGAGCGGCAAGCCGAGCCTCTCCTCCCG ATTACAAAGTGGGATGAACCTGCAGATTTGCTTCGTGAACGACAGCGGCAGCGACAAGGACAGCGATGCCGATGACAGCAAGACAGAAACCAGCCTGGACACGCCGTTGTCGCCCATG AGCAAGCAGAGCTCATCCTACTCCGACAGAGACACGACGGAGGAAGAGTCGGAGTCCCTTGATGATATGGACTTCCTCACCAGGCAAAAGAAACTCCAAGCTGAAGCCAAAATGGCCTTGGCTATGGCAAAGCCCATGGCCAAAATGCAGGTCGAGGTGGAAAAGCAGAACAGGAAGAAATCGCCGGTAGCGGATCTT ctgcCACATATGCCTCATATAAGTGAATGCCTGATGAAGAGAAGTTTAAAACCCACTGATCTAAGAGATATGACTATTGGGCAGCTACAAGTGATAGTCAATGATCTCCACTCACAGATAGAAA GCTTGAACGAGGAGCTGGTGCAGCTGCTGCTCATTCGGGATGAGCTGCACACGGAGCAGGACGCCATGCTGGTGGACATCGAGGACCTGACCAG ACACGCCGAAAGTCAGCAGAAGCACATGGCAGAGAAGATGCCGGCAAAATGA
- the SCHIP1 gene encoding schwannomin-interacting protein 1 isoform X4, with translation MSREGDGMGDVIRKAAAPAGEGSYKKAQKNERESIRQKLALGSFFDDGPGLYTSCSKSGKPSLSSRLQSGMNLQICFVNDSGSDKDSDADDSKTETSLDTPLSPMSKQSSSYSDRDTTEEESESLDDMDFLTRQKKLQAEAKMALAMAKPMAKMQVEVEKQNRKKSPVADLLPHMPHISECLMKRSLKPTDLRDMTIGQLQVIVNDLHSQIESLNEELVQLLLIRDELHTEQDAMLVDIEDLTRHAESQQKHMAEKMPAK, from the exons GCCCAGAAGAATGAGCGGGAATCCATCAGGCAGAAGTTGGCTTTGGGCAGTTTCTTCGATGATGGCCCGGGACTTTACACCAGCTGCAGCAAGAGCGGCAAGCCGAGCCTCTCCTCCCG ATTACAAAGTGGGATGAACCTGCAGATTTGCTTCGTGAACGACAGCGGCAGCGACAAGGACAGCGATGCCGATGACAGCAAGACAGAAACCAGCCTGGACACGCCGTTGTCGCCCATG AGCAAGCAGAGCTCATCCTACTCCGACAGAGACACGACGGAGGAAGAGTCGGAGTCCCTTGATGATATGGACTTCCTCACCAGGCAAAAGAAACTCCAAGCTGAAGCCAAAATGGCCTTGGCTATGGCAAAGCCCATGGCCAAAATGCAGGTCGAGGTGGAAAAGCAGAACAGGAAGAAATCGCCGGTAGCGGATCTT ctgcCACATATGCCTCATATAAGTGAATGCCTGATGAAGAGAAGTTTAAAACCCACTGATCTAAGAGATATGACTATTGGGCAGCTACAAGTGATAGTCAATGATCTCCACTCACAGATAGAAA GCTTGAACGAGGAGCTGGTGCAGCTGCTGCTCATTCGGGATGAGCTGCACACGGAGCAGGACGCCATGCTGGTGGACATCGAGGACCTGACCAG ACACGCCGAAAGTCAGCAGAAGCACATGGCAGAGAAGATGCCGGCAAAATGA